One Vigna unguiculata cultivar IT97K-499-35 chromosome 7, ASM411807v1, whole genome shotgun sequence genomic region harbors:
- the LOC114189710 gene encoding uncharacterized protein LOC114189710, which translates to MEKMLIVLFMNVLVFSASVVSTEQSHISAVGDPGMQRDGLRVAFEAWNFCNEVGEEAPHMGSPRAADCFDLSDSLTHKVTEADNRLGVGESFPGLKLQNINNTDLYAAEKELYLGSLCEVADTPRPWQFWMVMLKNGNYDTTSGLCPKDGKKEPPFSPGRFPCFGKGCMNQPILCHERTQLKDGRMSGGFRGTYDLDAGCGGEQESASYYEVIWEKKVNVGSWEFKHKLKTSKKYPWLMLYLRADATKGFSGGYHYDTRGMLKTLPESPNFKVKLRMDIKQGGGSKSQFYLLDMGSCWKNNGAPCDGDLLSDVTRYSEMIINPETPAWCSPKGLGNCPPYHITPDNKKIHRNDTANFPYSAYHFYCAPGNAEHLEQPVSTCDPYSNPHAQEILQLLPHPIWGEYGYPTKKGDGWVGDARTWELDVGGLSSRLYFYQDPGTPPARRVWTSLDSGTEIFISDKDEVAEWTLSEFDVILTEPGSNVTDKAERK; encoded by the exons ATGGAGAAAATGTTGATTGTGTTGTTCATGAATGTGCTTGTGTTCAGTGCCTCTGTTGTGTCCACAGAGCAGAGTCATATCTCAGCCGTAGGAGACCCAGGAATGCAGAGAGATGGTCTGAGGGTGGCCTTTGAAGCTTGGAACTTCTGCAACGAAGTTGGGGAAGAAGCTCCTCACATGGGTAGCCCAAGAGCTGCTGACTGTTTTGATCTTTCGG ATTCTCTGACTCACAAGGTCACAGAAGCTGATAACAGACTTGGCGTGGGAGAGTCGTTTCCTGGTCTAAAGTtacaaaatatcaataatacagACCTTTATGCAGCGGAAAAGGAACTGTATCTGGGTTCTTTGTGTGAAGTTGCAGACACCccaaggccatggcaattttgGATGGTAATGCTGAAAAATGGAAACTACGACACCACGTCTGGGTTATGTCCCAAGGATGGAAAAAAGGAACCCCCTTTTAGTCCGGGACGGTTTCCTTGTTTTGGAAAAGGGTGCATGAACCAACCCATCTTGTGCCATGAAAGGACACAGCTCAAAGATGGAAGAATGTCTGGGGGATTCAGGGGTACTTACGATTTGGATGCTGGTTGTGGGGGTGAACAAGAAAGTGCATCTTACTATGAGGTAATTTGGGAGAAGAAAGTTAATGTTGGAAGTTGGGAGTTCAAACACAAGCTAAAGACTTCAAAGAAATACCCTTGGTTGATGCTGTACCTTAGAGCTGATGCAACCAAAGGATTCTCTGGGGGTTACCACTACGACACAAGGGGAATGTTAAAAACT CTTCCAGAGTCACCAAATTTCAAGGTGAAGTTGAGGATGGATATCAAGCAAGGGGGAGGTTCCAAGAGCCAATTCTACCTTCTAGACATGGGAAGCTGTTGGAAGAACAATGGTGCTCCTTGTGATGGAGATTTACTCAGTGATGTGACTAGATACAGTGAAATGATCATCAACCCTGAAACCCCAGCGTGGTGCAGCCCCAAAGGGTTGGGTAATTGTCCACCATATCATATAACTCCAGACAACAAAAAAATCCACAGAAATGACACAGCCAATTTCCCCTACTCAGCATATCACTTTTATTGTGCTCCTGGGAATGCTGAACACTTGGAGCAACCAGTGAGCACTTGTGACCCTTACAGCAACCCTCATGCACAAGAGATTCTTCAGTTGCTTCCTCACCCTATATGGGGTGAGTATGGGTATCCCACTAAAAAGGGTGATGGTTGGGTGGGTGATGCACGAACTTGGGAACTCGATGTTGGAGGGCTATCGAGTAGACTCTACTTTTATCAG GACCCAGGAACTCCTCCTGCCAGAAGAGTGTGGACATCTCTTGATTCTGGTACTGAGATATTTATTAGCGACAAGGATGAAGTAGCAGAGTGGACTCTTAGTGAATTTGATGTCATTCTAACAGAACCAGGGTCCAACGTTACAGATAAGGCTGAGAGAAAGTAA